The following are from one region of the Methanospirillum hungatei genome:
- a CDS encoding PAS domain S-box protein codes for MSLHESLQVTPKVSLYALIISSLIVIILTIISLSLGITIVFQNLYYFPIIIACAFYLRKGFIFSLILIGIYGLFILIFAHTQNELISALIRVLIFIVVAGVVTWLSSRYEERTKELIESEKKFKQLFNANDSGIALHEIICDERGNPVDYRFLNVNPSYEKMTGLLGSDIVGKTVREILPGTEDYWVEAYGAVAKTGITKKFEQYSKELGKYFEVTAYSPEPGTFACLIHDVTDRKNQEKLVNETNAYLENLITHANVPIIIWDPDYHITRVNRAFELLCGRPAEYLEGGHLSILFYPAHADRSMRLIKTTHEGVRWDTVEIPIIHQDGTARTVLWNSATIYGPDGKKPVATIAQGCDVTLERFLELEKERAAIQIQENIAQLAILNDGIRNPLTIIASYADLAGDEQIAARIQHEVMRIDEMVNNLDREWVHSEKILNYLRKNDKVAIDFVPTHAHTNKGQSHFLQTEQVLSSPYLSSHERYVEEIQTRLYSILDSTDAYIYVVDLETYDILYLNEQGRKLFGNVIGQKCYGSIYGIRDGPCSFCTNNLIREKAGSKEVIKGEFLLPKTDRWYESRTRAIPWADGRLVRLEIGTDVTDRKLAEKRDKLQLVRLEAFLTLLNMADSSEMDILSFSLEKSLTVSESIYAFVGLMSSDESEMEIHTWSQGALEICSILEKPIHFPIKDAGIWGECVRTRSPFIHNDYSGPHPAKHGSPEGHIPITRFLGVPICDGNQIVAVLAVANKLNDYSYDDVNTLLTLGNIMWEMVHRGRISDELIQKNRYNRTLIETSLDPLVTIGKDGKITDVNSATEQITGYSRDDLIGTDFSDYFTDPELARTGYLTVFEKGLVRDYPLAIRHKDGTITDVLYNASVYLNEHGEMEGVFAAARDVTERKKIEIALFEQEERFRLALRATNDVIWDYDIINDTQRWNESGTVVFGWTDIVHHQQSAAWWTDRVHTDDCKRVAREFENALRDPLCLKWHDEYRFRRADGQYAYVMDRGYIIRDSSGQAIRMIGAMLDISNRKKAEEALAESEKRFRDLVDTITSGVGVYSVQGDGRYGKDYIITDFNRMALEIEGKMIEEVIGKSLADLRPNIDEYGLIPVFQRVWKTGIPEYFPQKLYLDQQYANYYENRVFKLKSGEIVAVYNDVTDQKRLEVALQESRALLDSTQHLAKVGGWEYDVRTHAMTWTDETYRIHEIEPGTIPVGSPDHILESLRCYDKIDQPVIQQAFNLCVSEGIPYVLEFPLTTQKNNRIWIQTMGRAVLEDGQVVKVIGNIVDITERKRIEDALRQANRQLNLLTAVTRHDIINKTSVIYDSLGIAEIDHTDPSLDQLFRIIKSATDAIKSHIEFTRTYQKLGSHEPQWYLLDDVMPSTVPSTIQFRKETGNYEVFADPMFSQVFTNLLDNSVRHGKHVTEIRVHTVNQKDELVIMWEDNGIGVPFDYKERVFDRGIGDNTGYGLFLVREVLQITGITISECGVEGKGARFEIIVPKWKFRRKDT; via the coding sequence CGGGTTTTAATCTTTATTGTTGTAGCTGGCGTTGTCACCTGGTTATCATCTAGATACGAGGAACGAACAAAAGAACTCATAGAAAGCGAAAAAAAATTCAAGCAACTCTTTAATGCAAATGATTCCGGAATTGCCCTTCATGAGATCATCTGTGATGAAAGAGGAAATCCTGTTGATTATCGGTTTCTTAATGTAAATCCCTCATATGAGAAAATGACAGGCCTTCTCGGGTCAGATATTGTTGGAAAAACAGTACGTGAGATCCTTCCTGGCACTGAGGACTACTGGGTTGAAGCATATGGAGCCGTGGCAAAAACGGGTATCACAAAAAAATTTGAGCAATATAGTAAGGAACTTGGAAAATATTTTGAGGTAACAGCCTATTCTCCCGAGCCTGGAACATTTGCATGTCTTATCCATGATGTTACAGACCGGAAAAATCAGGAAAAACTCGTAAATGAGACAAACGCATATCTTGAAAACCTCATTACCCATGCCAATGTTCCGATTATCATCTGGGATCCTGATTACCATATAACTCGGGTAAATCGGGCATTTGAACTCTTATGTGGCAGACCCGCTGAGTACCTGGAAGGAGGACATCTTTCAATTCTCTTTTATCCTGCTCATGCAGATCGATCGATGCGGCTAATCAAAACGACTCATGAAGGGGTCAGATGGGATACCGTAGAGATTCCAATTATCCATCAGGATGGAACTGCACGAACAGTTCTGTGGAATTCAGCAACCATTTATGGTCCGGATGGAAAAAAACCCGTAGCAACAATTGCACAAGGATGTGATGTCACCCTTGAAAGGTTTTTGGAATTGGAAAAAGAACGGGCAGCAATTCAGATCCAGGAAAATATTGCCCAACTCGCTATTTTGAATGACGGTATACGAAATCCGCTCACGATAATTGCTTCATATGCTGATCTGGCAGGAGATGAGCAAATAGCAGCCAGGATACAGCATGAAGTAATGCGTATTGATGAAATGGTTAATAACCTTGATCGGGAGTGGGTGCATTCAGAAAAAATTCTAAATTATTTACGAAAAAATGATAAAGTGGCTATAGATTTTGTCCCGACTCATGCTCATACTAACAAGGGGCAATCACATTTTCTGCAGACCGAGCAAGTACTATCATCACCCTACTTGAGCAGTCATGAACGGTATGTCGAAGAGATTCAGACCAGGCTCTATTCTATTCTGGATAGTACTGATGCCTATATCTATGTTGTTGATTTAGAGACGTATGATATCTTATATTTAAACGAACAGGGAAGAAAACTCTTTGGAAATGTAATTGGGCAGAAATGTTATGGAAGTATCTATGGCATACGTGATGGCCCATGTTCTTTTTGTACAAACAATCTTATTAGGGAAAAAGCCGGTTCCAAAGAGGTTATCAAAGGAGAGTTTTTACTTCCGAAAACTGATCGGTGGTATGAATCGCGGACCCGGGCCATTCCATGGGCTGACGGGCGTCTGGTAAGGCTTGAGATTGGAACAGACGTTACTGACAGAAAACTGGCAGAAAAGCGGGACAAATTACAACTTGTCAGATTAGAAGCATTTTTAACCCTTCTTAATATGGCAGATTCATCAGAGATGGATATCTTAAGCTTCTCTCTTGAAAAGAGTTTAACAGTAAGTGAAAGTATCTACGCTTTTGTCGGTCTCATGTCTTCTGATGAATCAGAGATGGAAATACATACCTGGTCTCAGGGTGCCTTGGAAATCTGCTCAATACTGGAAAAACCAATTCATTTTCCCATAAAGGATGCGGGAATCTGGGGGGAGTGTGTCAGAACCCGTTCTCCATTTATTCACAACGACTATTCTGGTCCCCATCCGGCAAAACATGGATCACCAGAAGGCCATATACCCATCACCAGATTTTTAGGTGTTCCGATATGTGATGGTAATCAGATTGTTGCTGTTCTCGCTGTGGCAAATAAACTGAATGATTACTCGTATGATGATGTCAATACCCTTCTCACTCTTGGCAATATTATGTGGGAAATGGTTCATCGAGGACGGATTAGTGATGAACTAATACAAAAAAACAGATACAACCGGACATTAATTGAGACAAGCCTGGATCCATTGGTAACAATTGGAAAAGATGGGAAGATTACGGATGTCAATTCCGCAACTGAACAAATTACTGGGTATTCCAGAGATGATCTGATAGGTACTGATTTTTCAGATTACTTTACTGATCCAGAACTTGCCCGGACCGGGTATCTGACAGTATTTGAAAAGGGATTGGTTAGGGATTATCCTCTCGCTATCAGGCATAAAGATGGGACTATTACTGATGTTCTCTATAATGCGTCTGTTTATTTGAATGAACATGGGGAGATGGAAGGGGTCTTTGCAGCAGCACGAGATGTTACAGAACGTAAAAAAATTGAAATAGCACTCTTTGAACAGGAGGAACGGTTTCGACTGGCATTAAGGGCAACAAATGATGTTATCTGGGACTATGATATCATCAATGATACTCAACGATGGAATGAATCAGGAACTGTTGTGTTTGGATGGACCGATATTGTTCACCATCAACAATCAGCTGCATGGTGGACAGATCGGGTTCACACTGATGATTGTAAACGGGTTGCCAGAGAATTTGAAAATGCATTAAGAGATCCTCTCTGCTTGAAATGGCATGATGAGTACAGGTTCAGAAGAGCGGATGGACAGTATGCATATGTTATGGATCGCGGGTATATTATTCGTGATTCTAGTGGTCAGGCAATCCGTATGATTGGAGCTATGCTTGATATTTCTAACCGGAAGAAAGCCGAAGAAGCACTTGCAGAGAGCGAAAAACGGTTTAGAGATCTCGTTGATACTATTACAAGCGGGGTTGGGGTTTATTCGGTCCAGGGTGATGGAAGGTATGGGAAGGATTATATTATAACCGATTTTAACCGGATGGCCCTTGAAATTGAAGGAAAAATGATTGAAGAAGTTATTGGTAAAAGTCTTGCAGATCTCAGACCGAATATTGATGAATATGGTCTTATCCCGGTTTTTCAGCGGGTATGGAAAACCGGAATTCCAGAATATTTCCCACAAAAGTTATATCTAGATCAACAATATGCGAATTATTATGAAAATCGTGTCTTCAAATTGAAAAGTGGAGAGATTGTTGCTGTATATAATGATGTGACCGATCAGAAACGACTTGAAGTAGCATTACAGGAGAGCAGAGCTCTTCTTGATAGTACGCAACATCTTGCAAAAGTAGGCGGGTGGGAATATGATGTCAGAACACACGCAATGACATGGACCGATGAGACATATCGTATTCATGAAATTGAACCAGGAACTATTCCGGTTGGATCTCCTGATCATATCTTGGAAAGTCTTCGCTGTTATGATAAAATAGATCAACCGGTTATCCAGCAGGCTTTCAATTTATGTGTCTCTGAAGGAATTCCATACGTGCTCGAATTTCCTCTCACAACACAGAAAAACAACCGTATATGGATACAGACCATGGGCAGAGCTGTCCTTGAAGACGGACAGGTGGTAAAAGTAATTGGAAATATTGTTGATATCACTGAAAGAAAACGGATCGAAGATGCTCTCCGACAGGCAAACCGACAGTTAAATCTGTTGACTGCTGTTACCCGGCATGATATCATCAATAAAACCTCGGTAATTTATGATTCCCTTGGTATTGCTGAGATAGATCATACAGATCCCTCGCTTGATCAACTCTTCAGGATCATCAAATCAGCAACAGATGCAATAAAAAGTCATATTGAGTTTACCAGGACATACCAAAAACTTGGATCTCATGAGCCGCAATGGTATCTGTTAGATGATGTTATGCCTTCAACAGTTCCATCAACGATTCAATTCAGAAAAGAAACCGGAAATTATGAAGTATTTGCCGATCCGATGTTCAGTCAGGTGTTTACCAATCTTCTTGATAATTCTGTCCGGCACGGGAAGCATGTGACTGAAATTCGTGTTCATACTGTTAACCAAAAGGATGAACTGGTGATCATGTGGGAGGATAATGGTATCGGGGTTCCTTTTGACTATAAGGAACGGGTTTTCGATCGGGGAATCGGAGATAACACGGGTTATGGATTATTTCTGGTCCGGGAAGTTCTTCAGATAACCGGGATTACTATCAGCGAGTGTGGGGTGGAAGGAAAAGGAGCGAGATTTGAGATCATTGTTCCTAAATGGAAATTCCGGAGAAAAGATACGTGA